The Mycolicibacterium cosmeticum sequence CGTCGGTGATGGTGCCGTCGCGCACCGCATTCAGGAACGGATGCCGGGTGGCCGACGTCCAGAGCTCATCTGACACGCTCGAAGAATAGCGCCCACCGCCTGGTCGCCGGGGCGGCGCGGTAGTGCTCATTCGTCGTCGGTGAACACGGGGCGTGCCGGCGGAAACCGCGCGGCGACGGCCGGCAGGAAGAACACCTCGATATAGCGCCTGGCGGTTTCGGGGTCCTGCGAGCCCGGCACGACGCCGAGCAGCAGGCTCATGCTGGTGGCGATGAGAAAGCGGGCGAGGTCCTTGCCGCGCAGGCCCGGCCGCAACGACCCACCGTCATCGGACTCGACGACGGTGGCCGTCCATTCCTCGACCATGCGATGCAGTTCGGCGTGGTTGGCCAGCATGTTGGCAACGATGCGGTCGTCGGCCTGGTCCGAGATCGACCGCACCAGCGGGTCTCGGTTGAGTTCGCTCGCGACGATCACCAGGCTCTCGACGATGATGTCGAGCGGCTCGGCATCAGGGGGTAACCGGTCGAGGATGCCCACCATGTGCCGCCGGGTGGTGCGTTGCACGAGCGCTTCGACCAGGCTGTCCCGGGTGGGGAAGTGCCGGTAGACGCTGCCGCGTGAGTACCCGGCCGACCGGGCGATGGCCTCGATGGTG is a genomic window containing:
- a CDS encoding TetR/AcrR family transcriptional regulator — its product is MGEEPVRRRRGRPAGGGAVAEELRETFLDTAERLFVTRGYRATTIEAIARSAGYSRGSVYRHFPTRDSLVEALVQRTTRRHMVGILDRLPPDAEPLDIIVESLVIVASELNRDPLVRSISDQADDRIVANMLANHAELHRMVEEWTATVVESDDGGSLRPGLRGKDLARFLIATSMSLLLGVVPGSQDPETARRYIEVFFLPAVAARFPPARPVFTDDE